DNA from Phocoena phocoena chromosome 1, mPhoPho1.1, whole genome shotgun sequence:
GACCTGGACTCATGACATGTGAGACAAATCCCTACGGGTTTGAGCCACTGTTGGTTGGGTTTTCTGTTGTTTGAGGCAAACCCACCTCCTGATATCCTTCTTTTTATGATTAAAGTCTTCATAATTATTAATTGGCATTAATGGCTGAtgataaaatacattataaaatacaAGGTATCAGTATTATAATATTGCTATGATAAAGTAAGAATACTTGGTTGACAAATTAATACTTTGAGGTTTTGGTTCTcataaatacatatgtgtatatataatcaaTTTGATTTATTTCCCAAtgaaagatatatgtatatataaagataaTGCTCTTTTAATATGCTaccttataatatttaatatttgaaatattagcATCATTAAAGGTATACCTTATTTTACTGCAGATATtgtgtgttttacaaatataagatttgtggcaaccctccgttgtcagatgatggtatttttttagcaataaagttttggttttttttttgcggtatgtgggcctctcactgttgtggcctctcccgttgcggagcacaggctccggacacacaggctcagcggccatggctcacgggcccagctgctccgcgacatgtgggatcttcctagaccggggcatgaacccacgtcccctgcatcggcaggcggactctcaaccactgcactaccagggaagccctaaagtattttttaattaaggtatgcacattatttttttagacataatctTATTGCCCAGTTAACAGACTACAGTAAAgggtaaatataacttttatatgcactgagaaaccaaaaaaaattcttgtgactcactttattttgATACTCATTTTATGGCAGTGGTCTGGAaatgaacctgcaatatctctgaggtacgTCTGTATATTTTAGACCTAAAAGGATCTTAACATGTAGCCAAATGTCCAttttttacaggtgaaaaaactgAGGACTTCAGGGAGAGTATGTAACTTATTTGGAGTTACTTAATTATTGATTTTGTCCATTTCATGTTTTTTCTAGAATGTAGTCTAAGAGCACTGAATCGAATACTACATGATGAAATTCTTAATAAACCTATGGAAACACTTAAACTTGCTATTCCATCAGGGATATATACTCTTCAGAATAATTTACTCTATGTGGCACTGTCAAATCTAGATGCAGCTACTTATCaggtatttaaaatacatttctagtagtgtttctaagaaagaaagaaacaaacaataatattagctgttttctttttcaggtcaCATATCAGTTGAAAATTCTTACGACTGCATTGTTTTCTGTGTCGATGCTTAGTAAAAAATTAGGTGTGTACCAGTGGCTCTCCCTAGTAATTTTGATGACAGGAGTTGCTTTTGTACAGGTAACTATTCAAGATAAGTATAACTTTTACTTTTATCACAATTTCAGAAcctcattttggaaaatatggttctgttatttgttgaagaaaattAATGCTTATTCTTACAACTGACATTTTTTGAGGGCTTCCTTTGAGCAAGATACTACATTGGGACTGTAAATGACACAAAGAAGTAGAATCAAGTTATCCGACGTAAAGAAATGAACAGTCTATTTAGGGAAATAAGACACTGTATGTAAAACAAAGCTGTTTTTTACTGAGTATCTGGACATTGAGATCAACCACTCCCTTCCTATTGTCTCTCAGCTTCCCTGATACCACTCGCTCCTGGTTCTTTTCACATCTTTCTAATGATTCCTTACTGGTTTCCTTCCTGGGGTCCTCTTTCTTGATATTCCCATTAGATATTGTGTTGTTGATAGGCTTGTTATTTCtcttaaattatttccttatttttggagatttcattctttctgaagGTTTTTATTAACACATATGCTGATAGCTTCTTGGTCTGTGTCATCAGCTCTGGTTATCACCTCTAGTTTCAGATTTATATATCTAAAAGCACATtggacatctttgtttggttgtTCAATAGGCCTTATAAACTCAGTGTATCCAAAGCTGCACTTTACCTTTTCCCCACCAAAcctgttctttatttctgttttttccagTCATGATTTACTTAGCCTGAGAGTTGTCCTAGACTCTTCCTTTAGCCTGTACATCCAGTCAATCACTAAGACTTTCTGATTCTGCTTTCTAATACTTCTTGATTTTGTCCTTGTCTATCTCTAACACTTCCACATTTCAAGCCTTCTTTGTGTCTCAAGTAATCTTTTGCCtcctaattgatttttttttttaacttctgtctTATAATTCAGCCTCCACTTAGTCACCACTGTGGTCTATCTAAAAGAAATCCAATCATGTCAATCTACTGCCGTCCAAAGCCCCCCTCCCCTAAAATCACTTTCCTCAGAGTGTGgtatgtatattttgaataaatatttctaatagtTATTTAAGTggttattagaaaaatataattggcATATCAAACCCATATTTTCATAGATTCTGCTTAAGGTAAGGTAAAGTCggtattcagtttttaaaagtgaggtattttagggcttccctggtggagcagtggttgagaatctgcctgctaatgcaggggacatgggttcgagccctggtctgggaggatcccacatgccgtggagcaactaggcccgtgagccacaactactgagcctgcgcatctggagcctgtgctctgcaataagagaggccgcgatagtgagaggcccgcgcaccgccatgaagagtggcccccgcttgccacaactagagaaagccctcacacagagacgaagacccaacacagccataaataaataaataaattactaaactcctacccccaacatcttctttaaaaaaaaaaagaaaaaaaagtgaggtattttaaattaaaatatcaagtaGTAGTTTAGGGAGAACATACATTTGACAAAAACCATGAAGATGATGGGGAAATAAGTGAAGTTTTAGGAACACTGATCTACAGAATAAAGCTCAGAATGGTTAGCATGAAATGGACCTTCCATAATGAAACATCAGCTCCATACTCATTTTTGCTGCTCCAACACTTCACACTCTGAATTTCTACAACTGAACTGCTTGTGGAGGCTATTTTGTGCATCTGTGCGTTTATtatacttgttctttttttaagggtatttttgaaattataaattacAACAGTGATATcactatgggaaaaaaaaaatgattctaagtttttctttcaaaagctCTTCTCTGCAATCCCCCAGGATGGTATTGGCTGCATTTTTACCTTAAGGTCTAAGAGTGGActctaaatatgtattttgtaCAATATTATAGGAATTAaacttcaattttgtttttctttttgttcagtgGCCCTCAGATTCTCAAGAGCTTAATTCTAAGGAACTTTCAGCTGGCTCACAATTTGTAGGCCTCATGGCAGTTCTCACAGCATGTTTTTCAAGTGGCTTTGCTGGGGTTTACtttgagaaaatcttaaaagaaaccaaacaatCAGTGTGGATAAGAAACATTCAACTTggtaagttttaaatgttttctaatattatttttaaaggattatatTGTTATGTTTAAagatttctgtgttttcctgttgttcttaaaaattttttggccacaccacacagcatgcaggatcttagttcctcaaccagggattgaacctgtgccccctacattgggagcacagcatcttaaccactggactgccaggaagtccTATGTATCTTTAATTAAATAAACCTTTTATAAAAGTTGCTGTTGATGCAAATATCTGTCAGGGTTTTTGCCTTTTgacaaactgtattttaaatgaatgtctTTTCAAGAATGTGGAATTTTGGGTCGGTGCTCATAAGAATGTATGAAGCCTGTTTCTGTCCTCACCATTTGGAGCCTTTGTCTTTGGTTGCTATGTTTTCCACAGATGTTGCAAATAACATATTTTCCTCCTGGAAAAAGAGATTAagatagtaaaacaaacaaacaaaaaaagatagtaAATTTAATTATATGATGCAGTGTTATCAGCTACAGTCACCATgttgtatatcaaatcaccacaatgTACACTTCAAATGTCTTAGAATTCTActtatcaattatacctcagtaaagctgaaaaaatagaTACTTAAATGGAGCAAGTTTGAAATGAAGAAATTGTCTCTTTAAAATCTTCCtatgcttttttatttcaaattgttACATTTTAGCTTTTAAATACTACAGCATTTATCTAACTGAAGGTgaatagtttaaaagaaaaaagagattgcCTTTGAATAGATATTTAAACTATTTGTATACAGTATTGTAACATTTAACTCCTCATACAAAGATTTCAGAATTTAGTATTCTTGTCACATTCATTTTGGAAGATGCTACATGTGAGAAGCAGCTCAACTGCAAATCAACATGTTCTGTTTTAAGCCTCTGTCCCTGTGACTTTGGAGCTCATCTTTGAaaccattgtttttttctttgaagccACTGTTTTTTTCTTCACATCAGCTTAATAGCTATACCATGTTTTCTGATAGCAGTCATAACAGGCCCTTCCAGGCCCTATACAGTGAATTGTCTGTAATCCTAATGGCCTGTATTTTAAGACAAACCTTCAAAATTTGATTAAAGTCCATCCTTTCAGCTGTTTTCACATATTATGATGACAAACAGACTGAACCTTCATTTTATCTCatagtatttatttgtttctctgcAAAATTTGTAGAAAtgtattgtgtgttttttttttaataacttcaaggtaaatatttttgaaaacaattaAATTAGCTTCCCTTTGTTCAGTTTGTCTAGAAGGCAAGTTCAGACTTGAAAAGCATTCACCATTTCAGAAAGAGTATATctatagcatagtggttaagaactcTTGGTTTAGTAGTCTGACCActcaaatcttgattttttttttttttttttttgcggatcgtgggcctctcactgttgtggcctctcccgttgcggagcacaggctccggatgtgcaggctcagtggccacggctcacggtctcagccgctccgtggcatgtgggatcttcctggactggggcacgaacccgtgtcccctgcatcagcaggcggactctcaaccactgcgccaccagggaagccccaaatcctgATTTTATTACCTACCACGTGTGTGGCATTATAGAACTTACTTATTAaccttcctctctgcttcctcatctataaaatatacttaattaTGGTACTTATTTCATATGTTGctatgtggattaaatgagataatacatgtaaagtgtttagaataaAGTGCCTTGTGCTTTATTAGTGCCTAAGCACTTATGTCAGCTATTTACATTAATACGcaaatatcagaaaagaaagaaatattcagGTTTGTATGAGTTACCCCAAATTTTCTcgattttaagataaaaatgaaaggtCAGAATTCACGATTCTGTGGTATTTCATGGATTTATTATTCTTTGGTTTGACCTCATAACACAACCTAATGGTAATGGTAATAACTCAAAGTTTTGAAAAGGATACATAAATAAGTTATAGAACTCgagattacaaaaacaaaacaatgtataGAAGTTTTCAAACATCAACGGTCAAAGATTAGCTAATTGATAAGATCCAGTATTAGCCACagaatggagaagcaggaacTCTTGTTACCTTAGGTTGCTAGGAGTACAGTCTtcccttggtatctgtgggggattggttccaggactgcCATGGATGATCAAGTCCCTTGTGTAAAATGGTGTATAGTGTTTGCATATAACTTATACAATCTTCTCATATACACTGAATCATctctaaattatttataatacctaatacagtgtaaatgctttgtaaataagttgctGTTccggcaaattcaagttttgttttttggaactttctggaatttttttttacatttttgattcACGgatggttgaatctgtggatgcaaaACCTGCGAATATGGAGGGGCAACTGGTAGACTGATGTAACCTTATTGGATCTCAATTTGggaatatataacaaaattttaaataaattacagctTTAATGTAAAAATTCCATGTCTGGAtaagaatttatcctacagatataaatatttatacaagaGAACAAAGATAAATGTCCAAGTTTATTCATTTCAGCATTGGTTACAattgtaaaaaatagaaaacatttagaatactggttaaataaattatcaatatgattaaatggatcatagacttcAAAACCACTCTGCCTGGATTAAAATCTTGAATCCATCACTAACCAGCAACATGAGTTTGGGCAAGtttatttaacctctctttgcttcagtttgttcatctgtaaaatgaactaGAAGTGtccacctcatagggttgttatgagttaacatacataaagcacttagtacaTTTTGTTGCATGTGGCATTATGTGTATTTCATACTGTTATTGTCCGtacgatggaatattacgcaACTGATAGAAAGAATGCAGTAGATCTGTACATACTGACATGTGTGTACTCTTCTGTACTCTATACATTTTTTGTAATTATcaagtgttatttttataattaaaaaagaaatgaataatacCCTTggaagtgtttatttttgtgattttgtaTTATACCAGTATTATTTTCATGTTCTAAATTagacatattaaaataatagagttggcataaataaaattttagaaagaacatTTCACAtcccttttagttctttttcactGTGGAATACtttgagtagttgtggctttaTAAAAAATTGCTTTACCCTGCACTCTTTGCATATCTTACTACAGACTGCCCCAAAGAGATGACCCCTGTCATATCCATTTCTTTATTCATAGTTTAGGATTGCTCCAGGAAATCTTAGATCCAGTAGTCATGTGATAAGCTCTGTGGTAGAAGTAAGGGATTCAGCAGTGAATAAGACACATTTCAGGCTCTCACTGAGCTGACTTTCCCTAACAGTGAGACTTCAATAACAACATTCTGATGTTGCCTATGGCTGACTGTTTCTTAGctctaattttttgtttattaattattgtacatccaaaatttctaaataaaggaaaatgctgGACCACATACCTGAGCTATTATATCTGCATGTATGAATGTGAATATATGAAAATCTAGATCTAGCAAATAGGAAGATATAAGATACAATGAAATACACCAAAAGTgagcattttagaaatatttgaatGGGAGAGCCATTTAGTCCtggaatgtatatattatattttttcagtccTCCAAAGTTGGTAATCTCTGTTCTTTTATATATTCCCATGTCTATATTACAGTCATAATATAGTACTAAGTATACTTTTCttaagtttatataattatacaagtaaaaaaatttttaaagtagtccaattttattgaaaaggaaaagtttaaaatttggAATGTTAATAGAAAAATATCTCTTCAGGTAAACTAAATGATGTTTGACATagactttacttttattttaggtTTCTTTGGGAGTATATTTGGATTAATGGGTGTATATGTTTATGATGGAGAACTGGTATCAAAGAATGGATTTTTTCAGGGGTATAACTGGCTGACCTGGATAGTTGTTGTTCTTCAGGTAAAGCATTTAAAGTCTTACATTTAtgctaataaattttattttaatatagagaATCATAGTAGCTATGATATACTGATATGAGGAAGAAGGGTCCCTCCTATCAGTACTCTCATTATCTCTAGTTTATTCAGGGAAGTTAAAATAGAACTGATCTAAATGCTGTaatgaaaacttatttgaaaatgaatcatGAATGAACTTTATGGTATTTAAATTTAACATAACGAAAATGCAAGTTTAAGAATAAAAGTTGAAAGCTGAGGACAAATATAACTTGTAATTTTTCTACTGTTTTGATCATTTTACAGGAAGTCTGTGGTCAGCTATTTCAGGCTCAAGAAGCAGATCTAGATATTTAAATCT
Protein-coding regions in this window:
- the SLC35A3 gene encoding UDP-N-acetylglucosamine transporter; this encodes MSANLKYLSLGILVFQTTSLVLTMRYSRTLKEEGPRYLSSTAVVVAELLKIMACILLVYKDSKCSLRALNRILHDEILNKPMETLKLAIPSGIYTLQNNLLYVALSNLDAATYQVTYQLKILTTALFSVSMLSKKLGVYQWLSLVILMTGVAFVQWPSDSQELNSKELSAGSQFVGLMAVLTACFSSGFAGVYFEKILKETKQSVWIRNIQLGFFGSIFGLMGVYVYDGELVSKNGFFQGYNWLTWIVVVLQALGGLVIAAVIKYADNILKGFATSLSIILSTLISYFWLQDFVPTSVFFLGAILVITATFLYGYDPKPAGNPTKA